The following are encoded together in the Oceanobacillus zhaokaii genome:
- a CDS encoding CBS domain-containing protein, whose amino-acid sequence MQARDIMITNVYTVKATDTLKDLLEIMVKNRIGGLPVVDDQGNLVGMVSDGDVLRFLAPKPFQIIDLYNAMYLEAETIEDVLQQKLDTPVKKIMTKRFILKLSPDEEFEKTIRLLSQHHYKKLPVVNEAGRVIGVISRGDLIFNISQKMIAQ is encoded by the coding sequence ATGCAAGCACGTGATATTATGATTACCAACGTTTATACCGTTAAAGCTACAGATACGTTAAAAGATTTATTAGAGATTATGGTAAAGAATCGAATTGGAGGTTTACCAGTAGTTGATGATCAGGGCAATTTAGTTGGAATGGTTTCTGATGGAGATGTTCTGCGTTTTCTCGCACCAAAACCTTTTCAAATAATTGATCTGTATAATGCAATGTATCTTGAGGCTGAAACAATTGAAGATGTTTTGCAACAAAAACTTGATACACCTGTAAAAAAAATTATGACGAAACGTTTTATTTTAAAGTTGTCACCAGATGAAGAATTTGAAAAGACCATTCGCCTATTATCGCAGCACCATTATAAGAAGCTCCCTGTTGTAAATGAAGCTGGGCGGGTTATTGGCGTAATCAGTCGCGGCGATTTAATATTTAATATCTCCCAGAAAATGATTGCACAGTAA
- the rlmD gene encoding 23S rRNA (uracil(1939)-C(5))-methyltransferase RlmD, whose product MAKQATPVKKNETITLTFEDLTHEGNGVGKINGYPLFVPNALPGESGTVKVVKANKNFGFGKLLELTKRSPERVEPTCHVHCGGCQLQHMSYHLQLEMKQNQVKNVMKKVAHLEHVPVHPIIGMESPLHYRNKVQIPVGEKNGELITGFYQKRSHRILENMDTCSIQDETINAIVPAAREVANRIGIKAYNEESHRGELRHIMVRKGFATNEVMVVFVTRTDKLTNKEVIISELTEKFPEIKSIVQNVNDKRTSVILGEKTKVLWGEQYIYDKIGDITFAISAKSFYQVNPVQTKVLYDKALEYAKIDSSDIVVDAYCGIGTISLFLAQKAKKVYGVEIVPEAINDAKMNAKLNGIDNAEFFVGEAEKVMPWWKAQGLSPDVIVVDPPRKGCEPDFLQAMIETEPKRIVYVSCNPSTLARDLRILEDGGYETKEVQPVDMFPQTPHVEAVCWLERKLSN is encoded by the coding sequence ATGGCAAAACAAGCAACACCAGTAAAGAAAAACGAAACAATTACCCTTACATTTGAGGATTTAACTCATGAAGGGAATGGCGTTGGAAAAATTAACGGCTATCCCTTATTTGTACCGAATGCTCTACCAGGTGAAAGTGGAACCGTTAAAGTTGTAAAAGCAAATAAAAACTTTGGTTTTGGTAAACTACTCGAGTTGACAAAACGTAGCCCGGAACGGGTGGAGCCAACCTGCCATGTTCATTGTGGTGGTTGTCAGCTGCAGCATATGAGTTATCATTTACAGCTTGAAATGAAACAAAATCAAGTGAAAAATGTAATGAAGAAAGTGGCACACCTTGAGCACGTTCCGGTTCATCCAATTATTGGGATGGAAAGCCCTCTTCATTACCGTAATAAAGTACAGATTCCAGTTGGTGAAAAAAATGGAGAGCTGATTACTGGTTTTTATCAAAAGCGTAGCCATCGTATTCTTGAGAATATGGACACATGCAGTATCCAGGATGAGACGATTAATGCGATTGTACCGGCTGCGAGAGAGGTTGCCAATCGGATCGGGATTAAGGCATATAATGAGGAGAGCCATCGCGGAGAATTACGTCACATTATGGTAAGAAAAGGGTTTGCAACAAATGAAGTTATGGTCGTGTTCGTAACACGTACAGATAAATTAACGAATAAGGAAGTCATAATCAGCGAGTTGACGGAAAAATTCCCTGAGATAAAATCGATTGTGCAAAATGTCAATGATAAGCGCACAAGCGTCATTTTAGGGGAGAAGACCAAAGTATTATGGGGCGAGCAATATATTTACGATAAAATCGGCGATATAACATTTGCTATCTCTGCAAAATCGTTTTATCAGGTAAATCCGGTACAGACGAAGGTACTTTATGATAAAGCATTAGAGTACGCCAAAATCGATAGTAGCGATATAGTTGTTGACGCGTATTGTGGTATTGGCACGATTTCATTATTCCTAGCCCAAAAAGCAAAAAAAGTATATGGCGTTGAAATTGTACCCGAAGCAATTAACGATGCAAAAATGAATGCCAAATTGAATGGCATTGATAATGCTGAATTCTTTGTTGGTGAAGCAGAAAAAGTAATGCCATGGTGGAAAGCTCAAGGATTAAGTCCCGATGTCATTGTCGTAGATCCTCCAAGAAAAGGCTGTGAACCAGACTTCCTGCAGGCGATGATTGAAACGGAGCCTAAGCGGATTGTCTACGTTTCATGCAATCCATCGACGTTAGCGAGAGATCTTAGAATCCTTGAAGATGGAGGATATGAGACGAAGGAAGTGCAGCCAGTGGATATGTTCCCGCAGACTCCTCATGTTGAGGCGGTTTGTTGGTTGGAGCGGAAATTGTCTAACTAA
- a CDS encoding DeoR/GlpR family DNA-binding transcription regulator, whose protein sequence is MLTEERYAFILDELKQNGIVKTQKLMTALQCSESTIRRDLAQLEKDGVLRRVHGGAKRLYLLDDELSNNEKSSKNVQEKTAIGKLAASLIDENDVVFIEAGTTTLTMVDYIETGNITVVTNGILHASLLTDKNITTYLIGGKIKPSTKAIIGPTSLSELRDYRFNKAFLGINGIDSEFGCTTPDPEEAALKNLAIKQASITYMLADQSKWNKVNFANVCDLEEVTIITDEAKGNIDFFRQKTEILEAKQ, encoded by the coding sequence ATGTTAACAGAAGAACGATATGCTTTCATATTAGATGAATTAAAACAAAATGGAATCGTAAAAACGCAGAAATTAATGACGGCGCTTCAATGCTCAGAATCTACTATTCGACGAGACCTCGCCCAACTAGAAAAGGACGGGGTGCTTAGACGTGTACACGGTGGTGCAAAGCGATTATATCTACTGGATGATGAGTTATCAAATAACGAAAAATCATCCAAAAACGTTCAAGAAAAAACAGCCATTGGAAAATTGGCCGCTTCTCTAATTGATGAAAACGATGTCGTATTTATCGAAGCCGGTACAACTACCTTAACGATGGTTGATTATATTGAAACCGGGAATATTACAGTTGTGACGAATGGCATTTTACATGCTTCATTACTTACAGATAAAAATATCACCACCTACCTTATTGGTGGGAAAATTAAACCCTCAACAAAAGCAATCATCGGACCAACCAGCTTAAGTGAGTTAAGAGATTATCGGTTTAATAAGGCTTTCTTAGGCATTAATGGAATCGATAGCGAATTTGGCTGTACAACACCAGATCCAGAGGAAGCAGCATTAAAAAACTTAGCAATTAAACAAGCGTCCATTACATATATGTTGGCGGATCAAAGTAAATGGAATAAAGTAAATTTCGCAAATGTATGTGACTTGGAAGAAGTGACAATCATTACTGACGAAGCAAAGGGAAATATCGATTTCTTTAGACAAAAAACAGAAATTTTGGAGGCGAAGCAATGA
- a CDS encoding PTS fructose transporter subunit IIABC, with amino-acid sequence MKITDVLRKDIMIMDLEATTKEPVIDEMINSLADNGVINDRDIFKEAILKREAQTTTGLGDGIAMPHAKNKAVNKPTVLFAKSNKGVDYESLDGQPAYLFFMIAVPDGANDTHLQTLAALSRLLIEKEFVDKLKQASTPDEVHMIFNQAQEEKDAHEKEQEQEAKQESDSSKQKPFIVAVTACPTGIAHTYMAEDALKKKAAEMNVDIRVETQGSEGAKHALTAAEIEKAEAVIIAASKKVELNRFAGKHVLDRPVTDGINKTEELITKAINQDAPVYHGESNEKSSDKEEKSTSVWGSIYKDLMNGISNMLPFVVGGGILLAISFLFESILGSESEVFTFLNSIGSNAFTFLIPIFAGFIAMSIADRPGLMPGMVGGLIAVNSNAGFLGGLVAGFLAGYLVVLLKRLFRGLPRSLEGLKPILIYPVLGLFLTGLLMYFVFGPIFSGINTAMVDFLQNLGTGNAVIIGVILGGMMAIDMGGPFNKAAYAFSIGIFTDTGDGSLMAAVMAGGMVPPLAIALASTLFRNKFTEAEHKSGLTNYVMGLSFITEGAIPFAAADPLRIIVSSVIGAAVAGGLTQFWDTAIPAPHGGIFVVALADHALMFLLALVIGTVVAAIILGLWKRPVSK; translated from the coding sequence TTGAAAATAACAGATGTATTAAGAAAAGATATTATGATTATGGATCTTGAGGCAACAACGAAAGAGCCTGTCATAGATGAAATGATAAATAGCCTCGCGGATAATGGCGTAATCAATGACCGCGATATATTTAAAGAAGCAATTCTGAAACGTGAAGCACAAACAACAACTGGTCTTGGCGACGGGATTGCTATGCCGCACGCGAAAAACAAAGCCGTAAATAAACCTACCGTACTTTTTGCCAAAAGTAATAAGGGAGTCGATTATGAATCCCTTGATGGTCAACCAGCATACTTATTTTTCATGATTGCAGTTCCAGATGGCGCGAATGATACCCATTTACAAACATTAGCTGCACTTTCTAGATTGCTAATAGAAAAGGAATTCGTAGATAAATTGAAACAAGCGAGTACTCCTGATGAAGTACACATGATTTTCAATCAAGCACAAGAAGAAAAAGATGCGCATGAAAAAGAGCAGGAGCAAGAGGCGAAGCAAGAATCTGATAGCTCAAAGCAAAAACCTTTCATCGTTGCAGTGACTGCTTGCCCAACTGGGATTGCACACACTTATATGGCAGAGGATGCATTAAAGAAAAAAGCCGCAGAAATGAATGTTGATATTCGGGTTGAAACACAAGGTTCAGAGGGTGCAAAGCATGCGTTAACGGCAGCAGAAATCGAGAAAGCAGAAGCTGTTATTATTGCTGCTAGTAAAAAGGTAGAATTGAATCGTTTTGCTGGTAAGCATGTTTTAGATCGACCAGTAACAGATGGAATCAACAAAACAGAAGAATTAATTACAAAAGCAATCAATCAAGATGCTCCCGTTTACCATGGGGAAAGCAATGAGAAGTCATCTGATAAAGAGGAAAAGTCGACTTCTGTCTGGGGCTCCATTTATAAAGATCTAATGAACGGTATTTCTAATATGCTGCCGTTCGTTGTTGGTGGCGGTATTTTACTAGCTATTTCTTTCTTATTTGAAAGTATTCTAGGAAGCGAAAGTGAAGTCTTTACCTTCTTAAATTCAATCGGAAGCAACGCATTTACGTTCCTAATTCCTATTTTCGCTGGATTTATAGCAATGAGTATAGCAGATCGTCCTGGTTTAATGCCTGGTATGGTTGGTGGACTTATTGCCGTAAATAGTAATGCAGGTTTCCTTGGCGGATTAGTTGCTGGTTTCTTAGCAGGTTATCTCGTCGTCTTACTTAAACGCCTTTTCCGTGGCTTACCAAGATCACTGGAAGGTTTGAAACCAATCTTAATCTATCCAGTACTTGGTCTTTTCTTAACTGGTTTACTGATGTATTTCGTTTTCGGTCCAATATTCTCAGGTATTAATACAGCAATGGTCGATTTCTTACAAAATTTAGGGACAGGAAATGCTGTAATCATCGGTGTTATTCTAGGTGGTATGATGGCAATTGATATGGGTGGCCCATTCAATAAAGCAGCATATGCTTTCTCAATTGGTATTTTCACAGATACTGGTGACGGTAGTTTAATGGCAGCTGTTATGGCAGGTGGGATGGTTCCACCACTAGCAATTGCACTTGCTTCTACTCTATTTAGAAATAAATTTACAGAAGCAGAACATAAATCAGGATTAACAAACTATGTCATGGGACTTTCTTTCATCACAGAAGGAGCTATTCCATTCGCGGCTGCTGATCCACTGCGTATTATTGTTTCATCCGTAATTGGCGCCGCTGTTGCAGGTGGGTTGACACAGTTCTGGGATACAGCAATCCCGGCACCACATGGTGGAATTTTCGTTGTTGCATTAGCAGACCATGCATTAATGTTCCTATTAGCACTTGTGATCGGTACGGTTGTTGCAGCAATTATTCTTGGACTTTGGAAGAGGCCAGTAAGTAAATAA
- the pfkB gene encoding 1-phosphofructokinase: protein MIYTVTLNPSIDYVVHADDVKLGELNYMSSDLKLPGGKGINVSRILHELEADTTAFGFIGGFTGEFIINWLLRDGVNTDFVNVQEDTRINIKLKADSETEINGRGPMISTEKAAQLLDKVEKVSSEDMIVLSGSMPPSLPKDYYEQLVKRIISSGAEFVVDTTGDALKSVLPYGPLLVKPNLEELQQLFNVTFSKKEDILHYGKQLLELGAKNVIVSMAGEGALLFTENAIYQGISPKGEVKNSVGAGDSMIAGFIGEYRKTRDVETAFKMGLASGSATAFSNDLAKKDDILSLLGNVKVTRL, encoded by the coding sequence ATGATCTACACAGTTACACTTAATCCATCGATCGATTATGTCGTTCATGCAGATGATGTGAAGCTTGGTGAATTAAACTATATGAGCAGTGACTTGAAGCTGCCTGGCGGAAAAGGAATTAATGTTTCCCGTATCCTGCATGAACTAGAAGCTGATACAACCGCATTTGGGTTCATCGGCGGATTTACAGGGGAATTTATTATAAATTGGTTATTACGTGATGGCGTAAATACTGATTTCGTTAATGTGCAAGAAGATACAAGAATTAACATTAAACTGAAAGCAGATTCTGAAACTGAAATCAATGGAAGAGGTCCTATGATTTCTACGGAAAAGGCAGCTCAACTTTTAGATAAAGTCGAAAAGGTATCGAGTGAGGATATGATTGTTTTATCTGGCAGCATGCCCCCTTCTCTGCCAAAGGATTATTATGAGCAACTGGTCAAACGGATTATATCCTCTGGTGCTGAATTTGTAGTTGATACGACTGGCGATGCTTTGAAATCAGTTTTACCATATGGCCCCTTACTCGTAAAACCAAATTTAGAAGAACTGCAGCAACTATTTAATGTAACCTTCAGTAAAAAAGAAGATATTCTCCATTACGGGAAACAATTACTGGAGTTAGGAGCGAAAAACGTCATCGTTTCAATGGCTGGTGAAGGTGCATTGCTGTTTACAGAGAACGCAATTTATCAGGGTATCAGCCCTAAAGGAGAGGTTAAAAACTCTGTCGGTGCAGGTGACTCGATGATTGCTGGATTTATTGGCGAGTATCGGAAAACAAGAGATGTCGAAACTGCCTTTAAAATGGGACTAGCTTCCGGAAGTGCCACAGCATTTTCAAATGACCTTGCGAAGAAAGACGATATCCTTTCCTTACTTGGTAATGTTAAAGTAACACGTCTCTAA
- a CDS encoding DUF6434 domain-containing protein, producing MRANLTKQISIEQFKDFYWLKEELQSFCREHGISASGSKVEISDRVETFLLTGKINKPTRKSRGNRRTDQRVELSLNTVITENHRCSQDVRAFFKTIIPKFHFSTYIQNYFKTNIGKTYRDVVAAWYEEEDRKKDPSFKKKIAPQFEYNQFIRDYFSDSKNQGKSRSEAISAWNYIKKLPGSNKYNPNN from the coding sequence ATGAGGGCGAATTTGACAAAGCAGATTAGTATAGAGCAGTTTAAGGATTTTTATTGGTTAAAGGAAGAATTACAATCATTTTGCAGAGAGCATGGAATTAGCGCATCAGGATCTAAAGTAGAGATTTCCGATAGAGTTGAAACCTTTCTTCTAACAGGCAAAATAAACAAGCCTACAAGAAAATCAAGGGGAAATAGAAGGACGGATCAGCGAGTTGAACTAAGTCTTAATACAGTCATTACGGAAAACCATCGTTGCAGTCAAGATGTGAGAGCCTTTTTCAAGACGATCATTCCTAAATTTCATTTTTCTACCTATATTCAAAACTACTTTAAAACTAACATTGGAAAAACGTATCGTGATGTTGTAGCTGCTTGGTATGAAGAGGAAGACCGAAAGAAAGATCCCTCATTTAAGAAAAAAATAGCTCCACAATTTGAGTACAATCAATTTATTCGTGACTATTTTTCTGACTCGAAAAATCAGGGGAAGAGTCGCAGTGAAGCGATTAGTGCCTGGAATTACATCAAGAAACTTCCTGGAAGCAATAAATACAATCCTAATAACTAA
- a CDS encoding zinc chelation protein SecC, with translation MNLLKRIKISKKESCPCGSGEVFINCCHNKDFNPPIETKKPPEVLIGEMMRKSMKKLCMHPDQQNCKGKIKGAHALQNNKIISLLAGNERHVYLMDTKKSPLIVPLNNGKQELIIEMSRTSANAATTETCFCDLHDNIAFAAIEKGAPDFDETSEIMKFVYAYKAFIFEYYKVWMSMDIFRTQFAKHPTVFSRSDMVSRYRSLQLNMKEFDSIKEHFDKEILAGKHTGVTTCIIKIPEQINFANYAYIAPDYDLNGKKIKNKVKGFIHRLAITAIPEKGHSYILLSCLDSEKEIYLDLFNQLQSSPIEKVKFYISLILPLYSENMVLSPSLWNSWDVETQMAYTFYANLKDKDFIIYNKMNGMILRKAAKMPGFSYGERNKINLFELLN, from the coding sequence TTGAATTTATTAAAACGTATCAAGATTAGCAAAAAGGAGAGTTGTCCTTGTGGAAGTGGTGAAGTCTTTATAAACTGTTGCCACAATAAAGACTTTAATCCACCCATAGAAACTAAGAAACCACCTGAAGTATTGATTGGTGAAATGATGAGAAAATCAATGAAAAAGCTCTGTATGCATCCAGATCAACAAAATTGTAAAGGGAAAATTAAGGGAGCTCATGCTTTGCAAAATAATAAAATTATTTCTTTATTAGCAGGCAATGAAAGACATGTATACTTAATGGACACTAAAAAAAGTCCTTTAATAGTTCCACTTAACAACGGGAAACAAGAACTTATTATCGAAATGAGTAGAACAAGTGCAAATGCTGCAACAACTGAAACTTGCTTTTGTGATTTACATGATAATATTGCTTTTGCTGCAATTGAAAAGGGAGCACCTGATTTTGATGAAACAAGTGAGATAATGAAATTTGTATATGCTTATAAGGCTTTTATCTTTGAATATTATAAAGTTTGGATGTCAATGGATATTTTCAGAACTCAATTTGCAAAGCATCCAACAGTATTTAGCAGGTCTGATATGGTTTCCAGGTACAGAAGTTTACAATTAAATATGAAAGAATTTGATTCTATAAAAGAACATTTCGATAAAGAAATCCTTGCTGGAAAGCATACTGGTGTAACAACCTGTATTATTAAAATACCAGAGCAAATTAATTTCGCAAATTATGCATACATTGCTCCTGACTATGATTTGAATGGAAAGAAAATTAAAAATAAGGTTAAAGGGTTTATCCATCGCCTTGCTATTACTGCAATTCCAGAGAAAGGCCATTCTTATATCTTATTAAGTTGTTTAGACAGCGAAAAAGAAATTTACTTAGACTTATTTAATCAATTACAAAGTTCACCCATAGAAAAGGTGAAGTTTTATATATCTCTCATATTACCGTTGTATTCTGAAAATATGGTATTAAGCCCAAGTTTATGGAACAGTTGGGACGTAGAAACACAAATGGCGTATACCTTCTATGCAAATTTGAAGGATAAAGATTTTATTATATATAATAAAATGAATGGAATGATACTGCGTAAAGCAGCTAAAATGCCAGGATTTAGCTACGGGGAAAGAAATAAGATAAACCTATTCGAGCTACTAAATTAG
- a CDS encoding HNH endonuclease signature motif containing protein, with protein sequence MWKIVKGYNDYIVNEKGEVRNVKTDKVVKQKINKSGYNKVRLKVGFRYKEEYVCVIVYNSFANKEVRFQEHIKHIDGNLSNDRFTNLKYVGWGSMETVVDREYVKESEEWKEIKDYPNYYVSKEGEVFSSKINRVINQSINASGYRTVNISFDGKRKRLLVHRLVAEAFIPKPKNKPVVNHIDSNRSNATVDNLEWVTYRENSIHMVNSYNSPGQVFTELFDKEGDFIDSFPSNSRCINYIKQLSQVKKYMEGNKTRAYPFEFERDSEGNIIFEVIKLTISLK encoded by the coding sequence ATGTGGAAAATTGTTAAAGGTTACAATGATTACATTGTGAATGAAAAAGGAGAAGTAAGAAATGTTAAAACCGATAAAGTTGTGAAACAGAAAATTAATAAAAGTGGTTATAACAAAGTTCGATTGAAAGTAGGTTTTAGATACAAAGAAGAATATGTCTGTGTAATCGTGTATAATTCCTTTGCGAATAAGGAAGTTCGATTTCAAGAACATATAAAACATATTGATGGTAACTTATCTAATGATAGATTTACTAACTTAAAATATGTTGGTTGGGGAAGTATGGAAACTGTTGTTGATAGAGAATATGTAAAAGAAAGTGAGGAGTGGAAAGAAATTAAAGATTATCCTAATTATTATGTGAGTAAAGAAGGTGAAGTTTTTAGTTCTAAAATAAATAGAGTTATAAATCAAAGTATTAATGCAAGTGGTTATAGAACTGTTAATATATCTTTTGACGGAAAGAGGAAGCGTTTATTGGTTCACAGATTAGTTGCAGAAGCGTTTATTCCTAAGCCTAAAAATAAGCCAGTTGTTAACCATATTGATAGTAATAGAAGTAATGCAACCGTTGATAATCTGGAATGGGTAACTTATAGAGAAAACTCTATTCACATGGTTAATAGTTATAATAGTCCTGGTCAGGTTTTTACTGAATTATTTGATAAGGAAGGCGATTTTATAGACTCTTTTCCTTCTAATTCACGATGTATCAATTATATAAAACAGTTGTCGCAAGTGAAGAAGTACATGGAAGGAAATAAAACACGGGCTTATCCTTTTGAGTTTGAGAGAGATTCAGAGGGGAACATTATTTTTGAAGTTATTAAACTTACAATATCATTAAAATAA
- a CDS encoding diacylglycerol kinase, whose product MKKARIIYNPTSGREAIKKELPTILEKLEIAGYEASAHSTVGEGDAASAAKIAVEREYDLVIAAGGDGTINEVIHGMAEQDYRPKLGIIPVGTTNDFARALHIPRDIMKAVDIILEGNSMLLDVGKVNDQHFINIAGGGRLTELSYDVPIKLKTMLGQLAYYVKGIEMLPSLKPARARIEYDGNVIDEDIMLFLVSNSNSVGGFEKLAPGAKLNDGYFDLLILRETNLAEFIRIATLALRGAHLDNKNLIYAQAKHIKVIPEEKMQLNIDGEYGGLLPGEFINLQQHIEFIVPPEYLEKED is encoded by the coding sequence ATGAAAAAGGCTCGAATCATTTACAATCCAACATCTGGACGTGAAGCAATAAAAAAAGAGTTGCCTACGATTCTAGAGAAGCTTGAGATTGCTGGATATGAAGCATCAGCTCACTCTACAGTTGGAGAGGGCGATGCTGCAAGTGCTGCTAAGATTGCAGTCGAACGAGAATATGACCTTGTTATTGCTGCAGGTGGAGATGGAACGATTAATGAGGTAATCCACGGTATGGCTGAACAGGATTATCGTCCTAAACTCGGAATTATTCCAGTTGGTACGACGAATGACTTTGCTAGGGCACTGCATATTCCACGTGATATCATGAAAGCTGTCGATATTATTTTAGAAGGAAACTCAATGTTATTAGATGTTGGTAAAGTAAATGATCAGCACTTTATCAATATTGCCGGTGGGGGCAGACTTACGGAATTATCATACGATGTCCCGATTAAATTGAAGACCATGCTTGGACAACTGGCTTATTATGTGAAGGGCATTGAAATGCTCCCATCCCTAAAGCCAGCCCGTGCTCGAATCGAGTATGATGGAAATGTGATTGATGAAGATATTATGCTATTTTTAGTATCTAATTCTAATTCTGTCGGTGGGTTTGAGAAGCTTGCACCAGGTGCAAAGCTAAACGATGGCTACTTCGATTTACTTATCTTACGGGAAACAAATCTTGCGGAGTTTATTCGCATTGCAACTCTCGCACTGCGTGGGGCACATTTGGATAATAAAAATCTTATCTACGCTCAAGCAAAGCATATTAAAGTAATACCAGAAGAAAAAATGCAATTAAATATTGATGGTGAATATGGTGGATTGCTGCCAGGGGAATTTATCAATTTGCAACAGCATATCGAATTTATTGTGCCACCGGAATATTTGGAGAAGGAAGACTAA
- the gatB gene encoding Asp-tRNA(Asn)/Glu-tRNA(Gln) amidotransferase subunit GatB has protein sequence MNFETIIGLEVHVELKTKSKIFSPSVNEFGSDPNTNVNPIDLGYPGTLPVLNEEAVNFAMKAAMALNCEIATNTKFDRKNYFYPDNPKAYQISQFDQPIGENGWIEIEVNGKKKRIGITRLHLEEDAGKLTHGDDGYSYVDFNRQGTPLIEIVSEPDMRSPEEAYAYLEKLKNIIQYTGVSDVKMQEGSLRCDANISLRPIGQEKFGTKAELKNLNSFSFVQKGLEFEEKRQEKVLLSGGEILQETRRYDEKTKETILMRVKEGSDDYRYFPEPDLVPLYIDEAWKERVRSEIPELPDARKQRYVADLGLSEYDAEVLTSTKQMSDFFEEAVDHGADVKQASNWLMGEVSAYMNKHLKELNELAITPEALAKMIQLIEDGTISSKIAKKVFAELVENGGDPEQIVKEKGLVQISDPAQLQEIVNKILDENEQSIIDFKAGKGKALGFLVGQIMKATKGQANPPMVNKILGEEIKKR, from the coding sequence ATGAATTTTGAAACAATTATTGGACTAGAGGTACACGTAGAATTAAAAACAAAATCAAAAATTTTCAGTCCGAGTGTGAATGAATTCGGATCTGACCCAAATACGAATGTAAACCCAATTGATCTTGGATACCCAGGGACACTTCCGGTGCTAAATGAAGAAGCGGTAAACTTTGCAATGAAGGCGGCAATGGCACTGAACTGTGAGATTGCAACGAACACAAAATTTGACCGTAAAAACTATTTCTATCCAGATAATCCGAAAGCATATCAAATCTCTCAATTTGATCAGCCAATTGGTGAGAATGGCTGGATTGAAATCGAAGTAAATGGCAAGAAAAAACGAATTGGGATTACTCGTCTTCATTTAGAAGAGGATGCTGGTAAACTAACACATGGTGATGATGGTTATTCCTATGTTGACTTTAACCGACAAGGTACACCATTAATCGAGATTGTGTCTGAACCAGATATGCGCTCACCAGAAGAAGCATATGCATATTTAGAAAAGCTGAAAAACATTATTCAATATACTGGTGTTTCTGATGTAAAAATGCAGGAAGGTTCATTAAGATGTGATGCTAATATTTCGCTTCGCCCAATTGGCCAAGAGAAATTCGGTACAAAAGCAGAATTAAAAAACTTGAACTCCTTCTCATTTGTACAAAAAGGACTTGAGTTTGAAGAGAAGCGCCAAGAAAAGGTTTTATTATCAGGTGGCGAAATTTTACAAGAAACACGCCGTTATGATGAAAAAACAAAAGAAACGATTCTAATGCGCGTGAAGGAAGGGTCAGACGATTATCGTTACTTCCCTGAACCAGACCTTGTTCCACTTTATATTGATGAAGCATGGAAAGAACGCGTTCGCAGTGAAATTCCAGAGCTTCCTGATGCACGTAAACAACGTTATGTTGCGGACCTTGGATTATCTGAATATGATGCAGAAGTATTGACAAGCACAAAGCAAATGTCTGACTTCTTTGAAGAAGCGGTTGACCATGGTGCAGATGTAAAACAAGCATCGAACTGGCTAATGGGAGAAGTTTCTGCTTATATGAACAAGCATTTGAAGGAATTAAACGAGCTAGCGATTACGCCAGAAGCCTTAGCGAAAATGATTCAACTAATTGAAGATGGTACGATTTCATCGAAAATCGCTAAGAAGGTCTTCGCAGAGCTAGTTGAAAATGGTGGAGATCCGGAACAAATCGTGAAGGAAAAAGGTCTTGTTCAAATTTCTGACCCAGCACAACTCCAAGAAATTGTGAATAAAATCTTAGATGAAAATGAACAATCGATCATTGACTTTAAGGCTGGTAAAGGAAAAGCGCTTGGCTTCCTAGTCGGGCAAATTATGAAGGCTACAAAGGGACAAGCAAATCCACCAATGGTTAATAAAATATTAGGTGAAGAAATTAAAAAGCGATAG